Proteins from a genomic interval of Lelliottia amnigena:
- the skp gene encoding chaperone protein skp produces the protein MKKWLLAAGLGLAMVTSAQAADKIAIVNMGNLFQQVAQKTGVSATLENEFKGRASELQGMESDLQSKMQRLQRDGSTMKASDRSKLEKDVMAQRQTFSQKAQAFEQDRQRRSNEERGKLVTRIQSAVKSVAADQSIDLVVDANAVAFNSKDVKDITADVLKQVK, from the coding sequence GTGAAAAAGTGGTTATTAGCGGCAGGTCTTGGTTTGGCGATGGTGACTTCTGCTCAGGCAGCGGACAAAATTGCAATCGTCAACATGGGCAATCTGTTCCAGCAAGTTGCACAGAAAACCGGTGTTTCTGCAACACTGGAAAATGAATTCAAAGGCCGTGCTAGCGAGCTGCAAGGTATGGAAAGCGACCTTCAGTCCAAAATGCAGCGTCTGCAGCGTGATGGTTCTACCATGAAAGCAAGCGATCGCAGCAAGCTGGAAAAAGACGTGATGGCACAGCGCCAGACCTTCTCTCAGAAAGCGCAGGCTTTCGAGCAGGATCGTCAGCGTCGCTCTAACGAAGAACGTGGCAAACTGGTCACTCGTATCCAGTCTGCGGTGAAATCCGTAGCGGCCGATCAGAGTATCGATCTGGTTGTTGACGCGAATGCCGTTGCTTTCAATAGCAAAGATGTTAAAGACATCACTGCAGATGTACTGAAACAGGTTAAATAA
- the lpxD gene encoding UDP-3-O-(3-hydroxymyristoyl) glucosamine N-acyltransferase → MPSIRLADLAQQLDAELHGDGDIVITAVASMQSAKTGNITFIVSPKYREHLAQCQASAVVLTQDDLPFATGAALVVKNPYLTYARMAQILDTTPQPAQNIAPSAAIDSTAKLGSNVSIGANAVIESDAVLGDNVVIGAGCFVGKHTKIGAGTRLWANVTVYHEIEIGENCLIQSGTVIGSDGFGYANDRGNWIKIPQLGRVIIGDRVEIGACTTIDRGALDDTLIGNGVIIDNQCQIAHNVVIGDNTAVAGGVIMAGSLKIGRYCMIGGASVINGHMEICDKVTVTGMGMVMRPITEPGVYSSGIPLQPNKMWRKTAALVMNIDDMSKRLKSIERKINQQD, encoded by the coding sequence ATGCCTTCTATTCGACTGGCTGATCTAGCTCAGCAGTTGGATGCAGAATTACACGGTGATGGCGATATCGTCATCACCGCTGTTGCGTCCATGCAATCTGCTAAAACAGGCAATATTACGTTCATCGTAAGCCCTAAGTACCGTGAACACCTGGCCCAATGCCAGGCGTCTGCTGTGGTATTAACACAGGACGACCTTCCTTTTGCCACAGGCGCAGCGCTGGTAGTGAAAAATCCCTACCTGACTTACGCGCGCATGGCTCAGATTTTGGATACCACGCCGCAGCCGGCACAGAACATTGCACCAAGTGCAGCGATCGATTCAACGGCAAAGCTGGGTAGCAACGTATCAATTGGTGCGAACGCCGTCATCGAGTCCGATGCTGTTTTGGGTGATAACGTGGTGATCGGTGCGGGTTGCTTCGTTGGCAAACACACTAAAATTGGTGCAGGCACCCGCTTGTGGGCCAATGTCACCGTTTATCATGAAATTGAGATTGGCGAAAACTGCCTGATCCAGTCCGGTACCGTAATCGGTTCGGATGGTTTTGGCTATGCTAACGATCGTGGTAATTGGATCAAGATCCCTCAGCTAGGTCGCGTGATTATCGGCGATCGTGTTGAGATCGGTGCATGTACGACGATCGACCGCGGTGCGCTCGACGACACCCTTATTGGTAATGGTGTTATCATCGATAACCAATGTCAGATTGCGCATAACGTCGTGATTGGCGACAATACCGCAGTTGCGGGCGGCGTAATCATGGCAGGCAGCCTGAAAATTGGCCGCTACTGCATGATCGGTGGAGCCAGCGTGATCAATGGCCATATGGAAATATGCGACAAAGTCACGGTGACAGGCATGGGTATGGTGATGCGTCCTATCACTGAACCTGGTGTTTACTCCTCCGGTATTCCGCTGCAACCGAATAAGATGTGGCGTAAAACCGCAGCTCTGGTGATGAATATTGATGATATGAGTAAGCGCCTCAAGTCTATTGAGCGCAAAATCAATCAACAAGACTAA
- the fabZ gene encoding (3R)-hydroxymyristoyl-ACP dehydratase — protein sequence MTTDTHTLHIEEILELLPHRYPFLLVDRVLDFEEGRFLRAVKNVSVNEPFFQGHFPGKPIFPGVLILEAMAQATGILAFKSVGKLEPGELYYFAGIDEARFKRPVVPGDQMIMEVTFEKTRRGLTRFKGVALVDGKVVCEATMMCARSREA from the coding sequence TTGACTACCGACACTCATACTCTGCATATTGAAGAGATTTTAGAACTTCTGCCGCACCGCTACCCGTTTTTGCTGGTAGATCGTGTGCTGGATTTTGAAGAAGGTCGTTTTCTGCGCGCAGTGAAAAATGTTTCAGTAAATGAGCCATTCTTCCAGGGACATTTCCCTGGTAAGCCTATCTTCCCGGGTGTTTTGATCCTGGAAGCCATGGCACAGGCAACGGGTATTCTCGCGTTTAAAAGCGTGGGTAAACTTGAGCCTGGTGAGTTGTATTACTTCGCGGGTATTGATGAAGCGCGCTTTAAGCGCCCAGTCGTACCTGGTGATCAGATGATCATGGAAGTGACTTTTGAAAAAACGCGCCGTGGACTGACGCGCTTCAAAGGCGTTGCTTTAGTTGACGGCAAAGTGGTTTGTGAAGCTACCATGATGTGTGCGCGTAGCCGGGAGGCCTGA
- the lpxA_1 gene encoding UDP-N-acetylglucosamine acyltransferase: MIDKTAFIHPTAIVEEGAIIGANAHIGPFCIVGPHVVIGEGTVLKSHVVVNGHTTMGRDNEIYQFASIGEVNQDLKYAGEPTRLEIGDRNRIRESVTIHRGTVQGGGLTKVGSDNLFMVNAHIAHDCTVGSRCILANNATLAGHVSVDDFAIIGGMTAVHQFCIIGAHVMVGGCSGVAQDVPPYVIAQGNHATPFGVNIEGLKRRGFSREAITAIRNAYKLMYRSGKTLEEAKPEVAALAEQYPEVKAFTEFFERSTRGLIR; the protein is encoded by the coding sequence GTGATTGATAAAACCGCCTTTATTCATCCAACTGCCATTGTGGAAGAGGGTGCCATTATTGGTGCTAACGCTCACATTGGCCCATTCTGTATTGTTGGACCCCATGTCGTAATTGGTGAGGGTACCGTACTGAAATCTCACGTCGTCGTGAATGGTCATACGACCATGGGTCGCGATAATGAGATCTATCAGTTCGCCTCCATCGGCGAAGTCAACCAGGATCTGAAGTATGCTGGTGAGCCGACCCGTCTGGAAATCGGCGATCGTAACCGCATTCGCGAAAGCGTCACCATTCATCGTGGCACAGTACAGGGTGGTGGATTGACGAAGGTGGGCAGCGACAACCTCTTTATGGTCAATGCGCATATTGCGCACGACTGTACAGTGGGTAGCCGTTGTATCCTCGCCAACAACGCAACGCTGGCGGGGCACGTATCGGTTGATGATTTCGCGATCATTGGCGGCATGACGGCAGTCCATCAGTTCTGTATTATTGGTGCGCACGTCATGGTCGGCGGTTGCTCCGGTGTCGCGCAAGACGTTCCACCGTATGTGATTGCGCAGGGTAACCACGCCACACCTTTTGGCGTTAACATTGAAGGCCTCAAGCGTCGTGGATTTAGCCGCGAAGCAATTACAGCGATCCGCAACGCGTACAAATTGATGTACCGTAGCGGCAAAACGCTCGAAGAGGCTAAGCCAGAAGTGGCTGCGCTGGCAGAACAGTACCCAGAGGTCAAAGCGTTCACTGAGTTCTTTGAACGCTCGACTCGAGGTCTGATTCGTTAA
- the lpxB gene encoding lipid-A-disaccharide synthase → MVDNRPLTIALVAGETSGDILGAGLIRALKARVPNARFVGVAGPLMQAEGCEAWYEMEELAVMGIVEVLGRLRRLLHIRADLTRRFTDLKPDVFVGIDAPDFNITLEGNLKKQGIKTVHYVSPSVWAWRQKRVFKIGRSTDMVLAFLPFEKAFYDRFNVPCRFIGHTMADAMPLDPDKNAARDTLGIPHDAHCLALLPGSRGAEVEMLSADFLKTAQILRQTYPDLEVVVPLVNAKRREQFERIKAEVAPDLHIHLLDGKGREAMVASDAALLASGTAALECMLAKCPMVVGYRMKPFTFWLAKRLVKTDYVSLPNLLAGRELVKELLQDECQPQALADALLPLLADGKTRHQMHDTFRELHQQIRCNADEQAADAVMELAQC, encoded by the coding sequence ATGGTCGACAACCGTCCACTAACGATTGCCCTGGTCGCCGGAGAAACCTCCGGCGATATTCTTGGTGCAGGTCTCATCCGGGCACTCAAGGCTCGTGTACCGAATGCTCGCTTTGTGGGCGTTGCTGGCCCGCTGATGCAGGCCGAAGGCTGTGAAGCCTGGTACGAAATGGAAGAGCTCGCGGTAATGGGCATTGTTGAAGTGCTGGGGCGTTTACGCCGTTTGCTGCATATTCGCGCCGATCTCACGCGTCGTTTTACCGATCTTAAGCCCGATGTTTTTGTTGGCATTGATGCGCCTGATTTCAATATCACCCTCGAAGGCAACCTGAAAAAACAGGGTATTAAAACTGTTCACTACGTCAGCCCGTCCGTCTGGGCATGGCGACAGAAACGTGTTTTCAAAATAGGCAGATCCACCGATATGGTGCTGGCTTTTCTGCCTTTCGAAAAAGCGTTTTATGACAGATTCAATGTGCCATGCCGTTTTATCGGGCACACCATGGCCGATGCCATGCCGCTTGATCCGGATAAAAATGCTGCACGAGATACTCTTGGCATCCCGCATGACGCTCACTGTCTGGCTCTTTTGCCGGGTAGCCGTGGCGCAGAAGTCGAAATGCTTAGCGCTGATTTCCTGAAGACCGCGCAAATTCTTCGCCAGACATATCCCGATCTGGAAGTGGTTGTGCCGCTCGTGAATGCCAAACGCCGTGAGCAGTTTGAGCGCATCAAAGCGGAAGTCGCGCCTGACCTGCACATTCACCTTCTGGATGGCAAAGGACGTGAAGCCATGGTGGCGAGTGATGCCGCATTGCTGGCGTCCGGAACGGCTGCGCTGGAATGCATGTTGGCAAAATGCCCAATGGTTGTGGGTTATCGCATGAAGCCATTTACCTTCTGGCTGGCGAAGCGTCTGGTCAAAACGGATTATGTTTCATTGCCTAATCTGCTGGCAGGCCGAGAGTTAGTCAAAGAGCTGTTGCAGGATGAGTGTCAGCCTCAGGCATTAGCCGATGCGCTGTTGCCCTTACTGGCAGACGGTAAAACCCGTCATCAAATGCACGACACCTTCCGTGAACTGCATCAGCAGATCCGCTGTAACGCCGATGAGCAAGCAGCAGATGCCGTGATGGAGTTAGCGCAATGCTAG
- the rnhB gene encoding ribonuclease HII, with translation MLEFVYPHTHLVAGVDEVGRGPLVGAVVTAAVILDPARPIVGLNDSKKLSEKRRLALYDEIKEKALAWSLGRAEPEEIDELNILHATMLAMQRAVAGLKIVPEYVLIDGNRCPALPMRSLAVVKGIVVWPRSAQRPSLPK, from the coding sequence ATGCTAGAGTTTGTTTACCCACATACGCACCTTGTTGCGGGTGTGGATGAGGTCGGACGCGGGCCATTGGTGGGTGCCGTTGTCACTGCAGCGGTCATTCTGGACCCTGCTCGCCCGATCGTAGGGCTGAATGATTCGAAGAAACTGTCTGAAAAACGCCGTCTGGCGCTCTATGATGAAATCAAAGAAAAAGCACTGGCGTGGAGTTTAGGCCGCGCAGAGCCCGAAGAGATTGACGAGCTGAACATTCTTCACGCCACCATGTTGGCGATGCAGCGGGCTGTCGCCGGGCTGAAAATCGTACCAGAATATGTGCTGATCGACGGTAATCGCTGCCCTGCTCTGCCGATGCGCTCATTGGCGGTGGTGAAAGGGATAGTCGTGTGGCCGAGATCAGCGCAGCGTCCATCATTGCCAAAGTGA
- the dnaE gene encoding DNA polymerase III subunit alpha: MAEPRFVHLRVHSDYSMIDGLAKTGPLVKKAAALGMPALAITDFTNLCGLVKFYGAAHGAGLKPIIGADFHVQSELLGDEMTQISVLAMNNTGYQNLTLLISRAYQRGYGAAGPWIDRDWLAELNEGLLLISGGRMGDVGKSLIRGNNILVEQCVAFYEEYFPDRFYLELIRTGRPDEENYLHAAVALAEQRGLPVVATNDVRFINAEDFDAHEIRVAIHDGFTLDDPKRPRHYSTQQYMRSEDEMCELFADIPEALENSVEIARRCNVTVRLGEYFLPQFPTGEMSTEDFLVLKSKEGLEDRLEFLFPDEAERNEKRPPYDERLDIELQVINQMGFPGYFLIVMEFIQWSKDNGVPVGPGRGSGAGSLVAYALKITDLDPLEFDLLFERFLNPERVSMPDFDVDFCMEKRDQVIDHVAEMYGRDAVSQIITFGTMAAKAVIRDVGRVLGHPYGFVDRISKLVPPDPGMTLAKAFEAEPQLPEIYEADEEVKALIDMARKLEGVTRNAGKHAGGVVIAPTKITDFAPLYCDESGQHPVTQFDKNDVEYAGLVKFDFLGLRTLTIIDWALKMINPRRAKQGLEPIDIAAIPLDDKKSFDMLQRSETTAVFQLESRGMKDLIKRLQPDCFEDMIALVALFRPGPLQSGMVDNFIDRKHGREEISYPDVQWQHDCLKPVLEPTYGIILYQEQVMQIAQELSGYTLGGADMLRRAMGKKKPEEMAKQRGTFEDGAKKNGIDGELAIKIFDLVEKFAGYGFNKSHSAAYALVSYQTLWLKAHYPAEFMAAVMTADMDNTEKVVGLVDECWRMGLKILPPDINAGMYHFHVNDDGEIVYGIGAIKGVGEGPIEAILEARNNGGYFRELFDLCARTDTKKLNRRVLEKLIMSGAFDRLGPHRAALMNSLGEALKAADQHAKAEAIGQADMFGVLADEPEQIEQSYANCQPWPEHTVLEGERETLGLYLTGHPINQYLKEIERYVGGNRLKDMHPTERGKMTTAAGLVIAARVMVTKRGNRIGICTLDDRSGRLEVMLFTEALEKYQHLLENDRILIVSGQVSFDDFSGGLKMMAREVMDIDEAREKYARGLAISLTDRQIDDQLLNRLRQSLEPHRSGTIPVHLYYQRADARARLRFGATWRVSPSDRLLNDLRGLIGSEQVELEFD, from the coding sequence ATGGCTGAACCACGTTTCGTACACCTGCGGGTGCATAGCGACTACTCCATGATTGATGGGCTGGCGAAGACCGGGCCGCTGGTAAAAAAGGCAGCGGCTCTTGGCATGCCTGCGCTGGCGATCACGGATTTCACCAACCTGTGTGGTCTGGTTAAGTTCTATGGCGCGGCGCATGGCGCGGGCCTTAAGCCGATTATCGGTGCGGATTTTCACGTTCAGAGCGAGTTGCTCGGCGATGAAATGACGCAAATTTCCGTTCTGGCGATGAACAATACAGGCTATCAAAATCTGACGTTGCTGATTTCCCGTGCCTATCAGCGGGGCTATGGCGCGGCGGGGCCATGGATCGACAGGGACTGGCTTGCAGAACTCAATGAAGGTTTGCTGCTGATTTCTGGCGGTCGAATGGGTGATGTCGGTAAAAGTCTGATACGCGGCAACAATATTCTGGTTGAGCAATGCGTGGCGTTTTATGAAGAATACTTCCCGGATCGTTTTTATCTGGAGCTGATTCGCACAGGTCGTCCCGATGAAGAAAACTATCTGCATGCGGCAGTCGCGCTTGCTGAACAGCGCGGTCTGCCGGTCGTCGCGACCAATGATGTACGGTTTATTAACGCTGAAGACTTTGATGCGCACGAAATCCGTGTTGCCATTCATGACGGCTTTACGCTCGACGATCCAAAACGCCCGCGCCACTATTCCACGCAGCAATATATGCGCTCTGAAGATGAGATGTGCGAGCTGTTTGCTGATATTCCGGAAGCGCTGGAAAACAGTGTGGAAATTGCAAGGCGTTGCAACGTTACTGTCCGTTTAGGTGAATATTTTTTGCCGCAGTTCCCAACCGGCGAGATGAGTACGGAAGATTTTCTGGTCCTCAAATCGAAAGAAGGTCTGGAAGATCGTCTGGAATTTTTGTTCCCGGATGAAGCCGAGCGCAACGAGAAGCGCCCGCCTTATGATGAGCGCCTGGACATTGAACTACAGGTTATCAACCAGATGGGGTTCCCGGGCTACTTCCTGATCGTGATGGAATTTATCCAGTGGTCGAAGGACAACGGCGTACCTGTGGGGCCTGGCCGTGGTTCGGGTGCGGGTTCGCTTGTGGCTTACGCGTTGAAAATTACCGACCTTGACCCGCTGGAATTTGACCTGCTGTTCGAACGTTTCCTCAACCCAGAACGTGTCTCAATGCCTGACTTCGACGTTGACTTCTGCATGGAGAAACGCGACCAGGTTATTGATCACGTTGCAGAAATGTACGGTCGTGATGCGGTATCACAGATCATTACTTTCGGGACGATGGCGGCAAAAGCGGTTATCCGTGACGTGGGCCGCGTGCTGGGTCACCCGTATGGCTTTGTGGATCGCATCTCAAAACTGGTGCCGCCCGATCCGGGCATGACGCTGGCAAAAGCGTTCGAAGCCGAGCCACAACTGCCGGAAATCTACGAAGCAGACGAAGAAGTTAAAGCGCTTATCGACATGGCGCGCAAGCTTGAAGGCGTCACGCGTAACGCCGGTAAACACGCCGGTGGCGTGGTTATCGCGCCGACTAAAATTACCGATTTTGCGCCGTTATATTGTGATGAATCAGGTCAGCATCCTGTTACACAGTTCGACAAGAATGACGTGGAGTACGCTGGCCTGGTGAAGTTTGACTTCCTTGGTTTGCGAACACTCACTATCATTGACTGGGCGTTGAAGATGATCAACCCGCGTCGGGCCAAACAGGGCCTGGAGCCGATTGACATCGCTGCGATTCCGCTTGATGACAAAAAAAGTTTCGACATGCTGCAGCGCTCGGAAACCACAGCGGTATTCCAGCTTGAATCGCGCGGCATGAAAGACTTGATTAAACGTCTTCAGCCTGACTGCTTTGAAGACATGATCGCACTTGTGGCGTTGTTCCGTCCTGGCCCATTGCAGTCGGGCATGGTTGATAACTTTATTGACCGTAAGCACGGGCGTGAAGAGATTTCCTACCCTGATGTGCAGTGGCAGCATGATTGCCTGAAACCGGTGCTTGAGCCTACCTACGGCATTATCCTGTATCAGGAACAGGTTATGCAGATTGCTCAGGAGCTTTCGGGATATACCCTTGGCGGCGCTGATATGTTGCGTCGTGCGATGGGTAAGAAAAAACCGGAAGAGATGGCCAAGCAGCGCGGCACCTTTGAGGATGGCGCGAAGAAAAACGGCATTGATGGTGAACTGGCGATAAAAATCTTTGACCTGGTAGAGAAATTCGCAGGTTACGGATTTAACAAATCGCACTCAGCGGCTTACGCCCTGGTGTCCTATCAAACGCTGTGGTTGAAAGCGCACTACCCGGCAGAATTTATGGCGGCTGTGATGACTGCCGACATGGATAACACCGAGAAGGTGGTCGGCCTGGTGGATGAATGCTGGCGAATGGGGCTGAAAATCCTGCCGCCGGATATCAATGCCGGGATGTACCATTTCCACGTTAACGATGACGGTGAAATTGTTTACGGCATTGGGGCTATCAAAGGTGTGGGCGAAGGCCCTATCGAAGCGATTCTGGAAGCGCGTAATAATGGCGGCTACTTCCGTGAGCTTTTCGACTTATGTGCGCGGACTGACACCAAAAAGCTGAACCGTCGTGTGCTGGAAAAACTGATCATGTCAGGGGCATTTGATCGCCTCGGCCCGCATCGCGCAGCGCTGATGAATTCTCTCGGTGAGGCGTTGAAAGCGGCCGATCAGCACGCTAAAGCGGAAGCAATTGGTCAGGCCGATATGTTTGGTGTGCTGGCCGATGAGCCAGAACAAATTGAACAATCGTATGCCAACTGCCAGCCATGGCCAGAACACACGGTGCTGGAAGGGGAGCGTGAAACGTTAGGTTTGTACCTGACGGGACACCCAATCAACCAGTATCTGAAAGAAATTGAGCGCTATGTCGGAGGCAACAGGCTAAAAGACATGCATCCAACTGAACGTGGTAAAATGACCACGGCAGCGGGGCTCGTCATTGCAGCGCGGGTTATGGTCACCAAGCGCGGTAATCGCATCGGTATCTGTACGTTGGATGACCGTTCCGGGCGGCTGGAGGTGATGTTATTCACCGAAGCGCTGGAAAAATACCAGCATTTGCTGGAAAACGACCGCATACTTATCGTCAGCGGACAGGTCAGCTTTGATGACTTCAGCGGCGGGCTTAAAATGATGGCCCGTGAAGTGATGGATATTGACGAAGCCCGGGAAAAATATGCTCGCGGGCTTGCTATCTCGCTGACGGACAGGCAAATTGATGACCAGCTTTTAAACCGACTCCGTCAGTCTCTGGAACCCCATCGTTCGGGGACCATTCCAGTACATCTCTATTATCAGAGGGCGGATGCACGCGCGCGGTTGCGCTTTGGTGCAACGTGGCGTGTCTCTCCGAGCGATCGTTTACTCAACGATCTCCGTGGCCTTATTGGTTCGGAGCAGGTGGAACTGGAGTTTGACTAA
- the accA gene encoding acetyl-CoA carboxylase carboxyltransferase subunit alpha — MSLNFLDFEQPIAELEAKIDSLTAVSRQDEKLDINIDEEVHRLREKSVELTRKIFADLGAWQIAQLARHPQRPYTLDYVRLAFDEFDELAGDRAYADDKAIVGGIARLDGRPVMIIGHQKGRETKEKIRRNFGMPAPEGYRKALRLMEMAERFNMPIVTFIDTPGAYPGVGAEERGQSEAIARNLREMSRLTVPVICTVIGEGGSGGALAIGVGDKVNMLQYSTYSVISPEGCASILWKSADKAPLAAEAMGITAPRLKELKLIDTVIPEPLGGAHRKPEVIAGSLKAQLLADLADLDVLSKEDLLNRRYQRLMNYGYA; from the coding sequence ATGAGTCTGAATTTCCTTGATTTCGAACAGCCGATTGCGGAGCTGGAAGCGAAAATCGATTCTCTGACCGCGGTGAGCCGTCAGGATGAAAAACTGGATATTAACATCGACGAAGAAGTGCATCGTCTGCGTGAAAAAAGCGTAGAACTGACGCGCAAAATCTTTGCCGATCTCGGCGCATGGCAGATTGCCCAGTTGGCACGTCATCCACAGCGTCCGTACACCCTGGATTATGTCCGCCTGGCGTTTGATGAATTTGACGAACTGGCAGGCGATCGCGCTTATGCTGACGACAAAGCCATTGTCGGCGGCATAGCGCGTCTTGATGGTCGCCCGGTGATGATTATTGGTCATCAGAAGGGCCGTGAGACCAAAGAGAAAATCCGTCGCAACTTTGGTATGCCAGCGCCAGAAGGTTACCGTAAGGCACTGCGCCTGATGGAAATGGCTGAGCGCTTCAACATGCCGATCGTGACCTTTATCGACACGCCGGGTGCATACCCGGGTGTCGGTGCAGAAGAACGCGGCCAGTCTGAAGCTATCGCTCGCAACCTGCGTGAAATGTCTCGCCTGACGGTACCGGTAATCTGTACTGTGATTGGTGAAGGCGGTTCCGGTGGTGCACTGGCGATCGGCGTGGGTGATAAAGTGAATATGCTGCAGTACAGCACCTATTCCGTTATCTCTCCTGAAGGCTGTGCGTCTATTCTGTGGAAAAGCGCCGATAAAGCGCCGTTGGCCGCAGAAGCGATGGGTATCACAGCGCCGCGTCTGAAAGAATTGAAACTGATCGACACCGTGATCCCTGAACCACTGGGCGGTGCGCACCGTAAGCCGGAAGTGATCGCCGGTTCCCTTAAAGCGCAGTTGCTGGCCGATCTGGCCGATCTCGATGTGCTGAGCAAAGAAGATTTGCTCAACCGTCGCTATCAACGTCTGATGAACTACGGTTACGCATAA